The following are from one region of the Rhizobacter sp. AJA081-3 genome:
- a CDS encoding endonuclease/exonuclease/phosphatase family protein, whose translation MRLATFNVENLFDRPKAMNLDSWAEGKPVLDKFARLSALLGEINYTAARKSRMVELLTSLGLAKSDEGPFVRLRQNRGDLLKRPKAGPVEIVANGRADWSGSLELIEKPVDDEAMRNTARVMMDIEADVLAVVEAESRPALAAFNDEIIRALGGSSFPGVMLIDGNDPRGIDVGLLTRPPYQIGPMRSHVDDRDAKGSRIFSRDCPEYGIGLDDGRVLWVLPNHLKSKGFGSTKDSTARRLLQAQRIRSLYEAKRAAGEDLVAIVGDFNDTPGSDALRPLLHDTDLRDVFTHAAFDDGGHPGTFGSCTASNKIDYILLSPAAWARVTGGGVWRKGMWPGVRPVKWDVYPELTLPRQVASDHAAVWVDLDL comes from the coding sequence ATGCGACTCGCCACGTTCAACGTCGAGAATCTCTTCGATCGCCCCAAGGCCATGAACCTGGACAGCTGGGCTGAAGGAAAGCCCGTGCTCGACAAGTTCGCACGGCTGAGCGCGCTTCTCGGCGAGATCAACTACACCGCGGCCCGCAAGTCGCGCATGGTCGAACTGCTCACGAGCCTGGGCCTGGCCAAGTCGGATGAGGGGCCGTTCGTGAGGCTTCGGCAGAACAGGGGCGACCTGCTCAAGCGACCCAAGGCAGGCCCGGTGGAGATCGTCGCCAACGGGCGCGCGGACTGGTCGGGTTCGCTGGAACTGATCGAGAAGCCGGTCGACGACGAGGCCATGCGCAACACGGCACGGGTCATGATGGACATCGAGGCCGACGTCCTGGCGGTGGTCGAGGCCGAGAGCCGGCCCGCACTCGCCGCCTTCAATGACGAGATCATCCGGGCCCTGGGCGGCTCGTCGTTCCCCGGCGTGATGCTCATCGACGGGAACGACCCGCGTGGCATCGACGTCGGCCTGCTGACGCGCCCGCCGTATCAGATCGGCCCCATGCGAAGCCATGTCGACGATCGCGATGCGAAGGGCAGCCGGATCTTCTCCCGCGACTGCCCGGAATACGGGATCGGCCTGGACGATGGACGGGTGCTGTGGGTGCTGCCCAACCACTTGAAGAGCAAAGGCTTCGGTTCGACGAAGGACTCCACCGCGCGCCGACTCTTGCAGGCACAGCGCATCCGGTCCCTCTACGAGGCCAAGCGGGCCGCAGGCGAGGATCTGGTCGCCATCGTGGGAGACTTCAACGACACACCCGGAAGCGACGCGCTTCGGCCCCTGCTCCACGACACCGATCTCCGGGATGTCTTCACGCATGCCGCGTTCGACGACGGCGGACATCCGGGCACCTTCGGGTCGTGCACCGCATCGAACAAGATCGACTACATCCTGCTGTCGCCTGCGGCGTGGGCGCGCGTGACGGGCGGCGGCGTCTGGCGCAAGGGCATGTGGCCCGGTGTCAGGCCCGTGAAATGGGATGTCTATCCGGAGCTGACCCTGCCGCGGCAAGTCGCCTCGGATCACGCCGCGGTCTGGGTGGACCTGGATCTGTAG
- a CDS encoding bifunctional diguanylate cyclase/phosphodiesterase, with the protein MGDVWSQATTAWIAAAVLLALGGLALAWRRRSATPAAAVAPARAVDVQRDPLTGLMTRAAFEVALQHGLATAEKTGSDSCVLYVGLEGFRIAHDGAGAGASEHLLAAAAQRLQSVCGASTPICRVAGEEFAVWLNAPREAGEKLARHLCEAFVQPLDLAGRDVWLGPSVGLALVPEHGSNLRVVGKAAAAMYSVQRSGGGGHALFDPRIEAEQSEEVMIARELQQAILQKQLELFYQPKIDAATLQVTAVEALLRWRHPALGLVSPARFIPIAERQGLIEPIGAWVLEHAIKQAATWRAAGMRLRVAVNVSGFQFRQDDFAAKLGRVLKTHGLPPDALSCEITETVAAENTEATRRAFMTLEQLGVHVSIDDFSASPPAMAALRQLHLHELKIERAALAGCVRDAQARKLLENAVKAAHSHKLRVVAAGVETVAQRDLAVHLGCDELQGYLFAKPMSARAVIIWAADAPAALAQTFRPTAFKDTLPLDALPTQVAFQPTRISMQR; encoded by the coding sequence ATGGGCGATGTATGGAGCCAGGCCACGACCGCCTGGATCGCGGCCGCCGTGCTGCTGGCCTTGGGGGGCCTCGCGCTTGCGTGGCGCCGCCGCTCCGCAACGCCGGCCGCTGCAGTGGCGCCGGCCCGAGCGGTAGACGTGCAGCGTGACCCGCTCACCGGCCTGATGACGCGCGCCGCCTTCGAGGTGGCGCTGCAGCACGGCCTGGCGACCGCCGAGAAGACCGGCAGCGACAGCTGCGTGCTCTACGTCGGCCTGGAAGGCTTCCGCATCGCGCACGACGGGGCGGGCGCCGGCGCCAGCGAGCACCTGCTGGCCGCTGCCGCACAGCGGCTGCAATCGGTGTGCGGCGCCTCGACACCGATCTGCCGCGTGGCGGGCGAGGAGTTCGCCGTCTGGCTGAATGCTCCGCGCGAGGCCGGCGAGAAGCTCGCCCGGCACCTGTGCGAAGCGTTCGTGCAGCCGCTCGACCTGGCCGGGCGCGACGTCTGGCTCGGCCCCTCCGTCGGCCTGGCCCTGGTGCCGGAGCACGGCAGCAACCTGCGCGTGGTCGGCAAGGCCGCGGCCGCGATGTACTCCGTGCAGCGCAGCGGCGGCGGCGGCCATGCCCTGTTCGACCCGCGCATCGAGGCCGAGCAGAGCGAGGAAGTCATGATCGCCCGCGAACTGCAGCAGGCCATCCTGCAGAAGCAGCTCGAGCTCTTCTACCAGCCCAAGATCGACGCGGCCACGCTGCAGGTCACCGCCGTCGAGGCGCTGCTACGCTGGCGGCACCCGGCGCTGGGCCTGGTCAGCCCGGCGCGCTTCATCCCGATCGCCGAGCGTCAGGGCCTGATCGAGCCGATCGGCGCCTGGGTGCTGGAGCATGCGATCAAGCAGGCCGCCACCTGGCGCGCCGCCGGGATGCGCCTGCGCGTGGCGGTCAACGTCTCGGGCTTCCAGTTCCGCCAGGACGACTTCGCCGCGAAGCTGGGGCGCGTGCTGAAGACCCACGGCCTGCCGCCCGACGCCCTGAGCTGCGAGATCACCGAGACGGTGGCGGCCGAGAACACTGAAGCCACGCGGCGCGCCTTCATGACGCTGGAGCAACTCGGCGTGCATGTGTCGATCGACGACTTCAGTGCCAGCCCGCCGGCGATGGCCGCGCTGCGTCAGCTTCACCTGCACGAGCTCAAGATCGAACGCGCGGCCCTGGCGGGTTGCGTGCGCGATGCGCAGGCGCGCAAGCTGCTGGAGAACGCCGTGAAGGCGGCGCATTCGCACAAGCTGCGCGTCGTCGCCGCCGGCGTGGAAACCGTCGCCCAGCGCGACCTGGCCGTGCACCTGGGCTGCGACGAACTGCAGGGCTACCTGTTCGCCAAGCCGATGAGCGCACGCGCCGTGATCATCTGGGCCGCCGACGCGCCGGCCGCGCTGGCGCAGACCTTCCGGCCGACGGCGTTCAAGGACACATTGCCGCTGGACGCGCTGCCCACGCAGGTCGCGTTCCAGCCGACGCGGATCTCGATGCAGCGCTAG
- a CDS encoding DUF1615 domain-containing protein, producing the protein MSRPICAAAVAAALAVLLAGCAVPGRMAEPAGMGPTEARETIVRLLPAGTEDRAGWAADIHAALATLELPSTPANLCAVLAVTEQESGFRADPAVPGLGAIARKEIERRADEAGVPKLALRAALALSSPDGRSYAERIDAVKTERQLSEIFEDFIGMVPLGKTFFESRNPVRTGGPMQVSIAFAEAQAKARPYPYPVRESIRREVFTRRGGLYFGAAHLLAYDAPYDQPIYRFADFNAGRLASRNAAFQNALAVASGLPVALDGDLLPRGSGGPRGETERAAGTLAGRLGLSEPAIRRDLEKGEDATFENTELYERVFAYAERLDKRTLPRAVLPRIDLHSPKFTRKLTTEWFARRVDERHRRCLDRIAALRDG; encoded by the coding sequence ATGTCAAGACCGATCTGCGCCGCGGCTGTCGCCGCGGCTCTCGCCGTGCTGCTCGCAGGCTGCGCCGTGCCGGGCCGCATGGCGGAGCCGGCCGGCATGGGCCCGACCGAAGCGCGCGAAACGATCGTTCGCCTGCTGCCGGCCGGCACGGAGGATCGCGCCGGCTGGGCCGCCGACATCCACGCCGCCCTGGCCACGCTGGAACTGCCATCGACGCCGGCGAACCTGTGCGCGGTGCTGGCGGTCACCGAGCAGGAGTCGGGCTTTCGTGCCGACCCGGCGGTGCCGGGCCTCGGCGCCATCGCGCGCAAGGAGATCGAGCGCCGCGCCGACGAGGCCGGTGTGCCCAAGCTCGCGCTGCGCGCCGCGCTTGCGCTGAGTTCGCCGGATGGCCGCAGTTACGCCGAGCGCATCGACGCGGTGAAGACCGAGCGCCAGCTCAGCGAGATCTTCGAAGACTTCATCGGCATGGTGCCGCTGGGCAAGACCTTCTTCGAGAGCCGCAACCCGGTGCGCACCGGCGGGCCGATGCAGGTGAGCATCGCCTTCGCCGAGGCGCAGGCCAAGGCGCGGCCCTACCCGTACCCGGTGCGCGAATCAATACGGCGCGAGGTGTTCACGCGCCGCGGCGGCCTGTACTTCGGCGCGGCGCACCTGCTCGCCTACGACGCACCCTATGACCAGCCGATCTACCGCTTCGCCGACTTCAATGCCGGCCGACTGGCCAGCCGCAACGCCGCGTTCCAGAACGCGCTGGCCGTGGCCTCGGGGCTGCCGGTGGCGCTCGACGGCGACCTGCTGCCGCGAGGCAGCGGCGGCCCGCGCGGCGAGACCGAGCGTGCCGCCGGGACGCTGGCCGGCCGGCTCGGCCTGAGCGAGCCGGCGATCCGGCGCGACCTCGAGAAGGGCGAAGACGCCACCTTCGAGAACACGGAGCTCTACGAACGCGTGTTCGCCTATGCCGAGCGGCTGGACAAGCGAACGCTGCCTCGCGCAGTGCTGCCGCGCATCGACCTGCACAGCCCGAAGTTCACGCGCAAGCTGACCACCGAGTGGTTCGCCCGCCGCGTCGACGAGCGCCACCGCCGCTGCCTGGATCGCATCGCGGCGCTGCGCGACGGCTGA
- the dbpA gene encoding ATP-dependent RNA helicase DbpA: protein MSTSPMPADAGPAFATLPLPPATLENLQRLGYEAMTPIQAASLPLALAGHDLIAQAKTGSGKTAAFSLALLANLNPRRFAIQALVLCPTRELAEQVTQEVRRLARAEDHIKVLTLCGGSTMRPQLASLEHGAHIVVGTPGRLMDHLERGSLDLEALNTLVLDEADRMLDMGFFDDIATVVKQCPKQRQTLLFSATYPEGIAKLAAAFMREPKEVKLVERHAATKIRQLFFEVREDERLHAVSLLLDHYRPVSTLAFCNTKQQCRDLVQVLRAQGYAALELHGDLDQRDRDQVMVRFANRSCSVLVATDIAARGLDIAQLEAVINVDVSPEIDTHTHRIGRTGRVDAEGWAFTLASMDEMGRVGMIEKAGGFESEWKKLAELASAGKEPLHPPMRTIQIVGGRKEKIRPGDVLGALTKDMGFAGTQIGKINVNEFSTYVAVEAGIAAEAMKRLSAGKVKGRSVKVRLLDD from the coding sequence ATGAGCACCTCCCCCATGCCGGCCGACGCCGGCCCCGCCTTCGCCACCCTGCCCCTGCCGCCCGCCACGCTGGAGAACCTGCAGCGCCTGGGCTACGAGGCCATGACGCCGATCCAGGCGGCCAGCCTGCCGCTGGCGCTGGCCGGGCACGACCTGATCGCGCAGGCCAAGACGGGCAGCGGCAAGACCGCGGCCTTTTCGCTCGCGCTGCTGGCCAACCTGAACCCGCGCCGCTTCGCCATCCAGGCGCTGGTGCTGTGCCCGACGCGCGAGCTGGCCGAGCAGGTGACGCAGGAAGTGCGCCGCCTGGCGCGCGCCGAAGACCACATCAAGGTGCTGACGCTGTGCGGCGGCAGCACCATGCGCCCGCAGTTGGCCAGCCTGGAACACGGCGCGCACATCGTGGTGGGCACGCCCGGCCGCCTGATGGACCACCTGGAGCGCGGCAGCCTCGACCTGGAAGCGCTGAACACCCTGGTGCTCGACGAGGCCGACCGCATGCTCGACATGGGCTTCTTCGACGACATCGCCACCGTCGTCAAGCAGTGCCCGAAGCAGCGCCAGACGCTGCTCTTCTCGGCCACCTACCCCGAGGGCATCGCCAAGCTCGCCGCCGCCTTCATGCGCGAGCCGAAGGAGGTGAAGCTGGTCGAGCGGCACGCCGCCACCAAAATCCGCCAGCTGTTCTTCGAGGTGCGCGAGGACGAGCGGCTGCACGCCGTCTCGCTGCTGCTCGACCACTACCGGCCGGTGAGCACGCTGGCCTTCTGCAACACCAAGCAGCAGTGCCGCGACCTGGTGCAGGTGCTGCGCGCGCAGGGCTATGCGGCGCTGGAGCTGCACGGCGACCTCGACCAGCGCGACCGCGACCAGGTGATGGTGCGCTTCGCCAACCGCAGCTGCAGCGTGCTGGTGGCCACCGACATCGCCGCGCGCGGACTCGACATCGCGCAGCTCGAGGCGGTGATCAACGTCGACGTCTCGCCCGAGATCGATACGCACACCCACCGCATCGGCCGCACCGGCCGCGTCGACGCCGAAGGCTGGGCCTTCACGCTGGCCAGCATGGACGAGATGGGCCGCGTGGGCATGATCGAGAAGGCCGGCGGCTTCGAGTCCGAATGGAAGAAGCTCGCCGAGCTGGCGAGCGCCGGCAAGGAACCGTTGCACCCGCCGATGCGCACGATCCAGATCGTCGGCGGCCGCAAGGAGAAGATCCGCCCCGGCGACGTGCTGGGCGCGCTGACCAAGGACATGGGCTTCGCCGGGACGCAGATCGGCAAGATCAACGTCAACGAGTTCTCCACCTACGTGGCGGTGGAGGCGGGCATCGCCGCCGAGGCGATGAAGCGCCTGTCCGCCGGCAAGGTGAAGGGGCGCAGCGTGAAGGTGCGGCTGCTCGACGACTGA